The window ATCATGGTATTAACAAACTGGTTGTATACCAGATACAAGCGATCCAATAGGCCTTCATTATACTTCTTCAACATCACCCCAACGGTGCCGATTAACTCGTTAACGGTTGGGCTATCACCCAAACCAGAAACCTGAGCAACCACGTTACCGCCGTAGCTATTAAAGAATGCTGTCGCTTTAGCACCAACAAGTGCCATCTCAACGTCAGCACCTTGATCTGCCCAACCTTTAATGTCTGTCATCGCTGATTTGAACAAGTTAATGTTCAAACCACCACACAAACCACGGTCAGAAGAAACAATAATATAACCTACACGCTTAGCTTCACGTACCTCAAGATAAGGATGCTTATACTCAAGGTTACCAAGGGCGATATGACCGATCACTTTGCGCATAGTTTCTGCGTATGGACGAGATGATTCCATCGCATCTTGCGTTTTACGCATTTTCGATGCGGCAACCATTTCCATCGCTTTTGTGATCTTTTGTGTATTTTGTACACTGCCGATCTTATTACGAATCTCTTTTGCGCTGGCCATCGTTACTCTCCGTTAGTAGGTGATCGCAAGCGATCACCAACCAATTACCAAGTTTGGGTAGCTTTGAAATCTTCAACCAGTTTTACAAACTGAGCTTCAATTTCACTGTTCCAGGCACCCGTTTCATCAATCTGAGACACTAGCTCAGCAGATTGACCTTTGGCATATGAAAGCAACGCAGCTTCGAAATCAGCAAGCTTAGCAAGCTCAACATCAACCAAATAGCCTCTTTCAGCAGAGAAGATAACAACCGCCTGCTCAAATACAGACATCGGCGCATACTGCTTCTGCTTCATCAACTCAGTCACTTTCTGACCGTGATCAAGCTGTTTCTTCGTTGCTTCATCAAGGTCAGACGAGAACTGGGCGAAAGCCGCTAGTTCACGATACTGTGCAAGTGCAGTACGAATACCACCTGACAGTTTCTTAATGATCTTAGTTTGAGCAGAACCACCTACACGCGAAACAGAAATACCCGGATCAACCGCAGGGCGAATACCAGCGTTGAACAATTCTGTTTGCAGGAAGATCTGACCATCAGTGATGGAAATAACGTTAGTCGGTACGAATGCTGATACATCCCCCGCTTGCGTTTCGATAATCGGAAGCGCCGTTAGGGAACCAGTCTTACCTTTAACTTCACCATTAGTGAACTTTTCTACATAATTCTCG is drawn from Photobacterium profundum SS9 and contains these coding sequences:
- the atpG gene encoding F0F1 ATP synthase subunit gamma, yielding MASAKEIRNKIGSVQNTQKITKAMEMVAASKMRKTQDAMESSRPYAETMRKVIGHIALGNLEYKHPYLEVREAKRVGYIIVSSDRGLCGGLNINLFKSAMTDIKGWADQGADVEMALVGAKATAFFNSYGGNVVAQVSGLGDSPTVNELIGTVGVMLKKYNEGLLDRLYLVYNQFVNTMIQEPVIDQLLPLPKSKDEEMQRNHSWDYIYEPEPKPLLDTLLVRYVESQVYQGVVENLACEQAARMVAMKSATDNAGDIINDLQLVYNKARQAAITQELSEIVSGASAV